GCCATGCCGTTGAGCAGGATCGCCATCGCCAGCGCCGCCATCTGCTCCTCGGCCACCACGCCCCGGGTGTAGGCGTCGATCACCCAGTCGATCTCGGCGTCCGGAATCCGGCCGTGGTCACGCTTGGCACGGATCACGCTGACGGCGTCGAAGGGTTCAGCGTGGCTGGCGGACATGGCTGAAGCCTCTCATGCGAGCAGGCTGCGGGTCTTGAGCGCCGGGAACCTGCTGAAGTCGCGGTCCATGGTCAGCAGCGCGCGCACGCCGTGGTCCAGGCAGATCGCGGCGATCTTCGCGTCGTGCACCGCCGGCCCGGCAAGCCTCGGCAACACCAGCGAGGTCAGCTGCGCCAGGTGATGGTGACTTTCGGACAGCAGCCGGACGTTGGGCGCCGAGGTCCAGGCTTCAAGTTGTGCGATTGCTTGGGCCGGGGTGGAGGCCGGGGTGAATACCCGAGGGTTGGTCACCACCGCGAAGAACTCATGGACGCAGGGCCAAGGGATGGCCCAAGTGCCAGCCGAGCTGACCAGGCCGGCCAGAGCAGCCTTGGCCTCGGCGTGAAATGGCGCGTCCCTCTTGTGGGCGTAGACCAGAATGTTGCTGTCAACCGCTATCACTCGGGCCGCGCGAAGGCCGCCGGCACGGGGTAGATCTCTTCGCGAAGTTGCTCCCAGGTGGCGTGCTGGAATTCAGCGGTGTAACCACCGGGCACGCTCATATCCGCGAGGTGGTAGCCCGGCGGGGACGCCTCTGCTTCGGCCAGCAGCTTGATCAGCGCCTGCTCGACCAGGCTCTTGGTGGTGGTGCCGCGCTGTTTGGCCAGCTCTTTGACCTCACGCCACAGCGGTTCGGAGATGTCGAGACTGGTCTTCATACCGCTGACGGTATCACGGAATACCGCTAGCGGTATCCGATCAGCTCAGCAGGACCGGCAAGGACGTCACGCCCCGGATCACGAACTCCGAACGCCGTAGCCTGCCCAGCCCATCGGTCGCCGGCCGCAGCGCGGGAAACCGCCGCAGCAGCGTGCGCAGCGAGGTCTGCAGCTCGACCCGGGCCAGCGGTGCCCCCACGCAGAAATGGATGCCGGCCCCGAAGCCCAGATGCGGGTTGTCCGCCCGTCCGACGTCCAGCTGGTCGGGTTGGTCGAAGACCGCCGGATCCCGATTGGCCGAGCCGAGCAGGGCCGCAATCTTCTCACCGGCCCGAACCGTGACGTCGCCGATCGGGGTGTCGCTGATCGCGGTGCGTTCGAACAGCTGCAGCGGCGAGTCGAACCGGATCAGCTCCTCGACAGCCGACTCCACCAGCGACCGGCCGGCGGCCTCGGCGGCCAGCAACCGCTGCCACTGCTCAGGATTGCCGAACAGCGCCAGCACGCCGTTGCCGACCACATTCACGCTTGCCTCGTGCCCGGCGTTGAGCAGCAGCGTGCAGGTGGTGACCAGCTCGTCCTCAGTCAGCCGGCCGCCCGCCGAGTCGGTCTCGGCGATCAGCGAGCTGATCAGGTCGGCCGCTGGCCGGCGGCGGCGCCGGCCCACCAGCTCGCGCAGGTAGGCCACGAAATCGCTGGCCGCGGCCTCGGCGACGGCGCGCTGCGCCGGGCTGACCTGGTACTCGTACATCTTCACGATCGCGTTGGACCAGGGCCGCAGCAGGTGCCGGTCGGACTCGGGAATCCCGAGCAGCTCCGCGATCACCTGCACCGGCAGCGGCTCGGCGAAGCCGGCAATCAGGTCGACGCCCGGGCCGCCAGAGCCGGCCGAACGGCCAGAGCCGGCCGAGCCGCCAGAGACGCCCGGACCGCCCGGGTCGTGCTCGGCGAACTGGTCGGCAAGCTGGTCGGCAAGGCTCTCGGCCAGCGCCGCCACCCTCGGACGCAGCCGCTCGACGTGGCCCCGGGCGAAGGCCGCCGCCACCAGCCTGCGCAGCCGGGTGTGCACCGGCGGCTCGTTCTCGAGCATCGAGTGACGGTGGATCAGCTCGAAGCCCGGCATCGCCACCTCGGGCCAGCGGGGCGTCCAGATCCGGCCCAGGGTGCGGCTGCGCAGCACGGCATTCGCCTCCGCGTGCCCGAAGGCCAGCCACATCCCGGTCTCTTCGTGCCACTGCACGCTGGACTGGGCGCGCGCCGCGGCGAAGTGCGGGTACGGATCGTCGATGACCTCGGCCGCGCCGAACGCCAGCCGGCTGATCATCGGATGCCGGTCATCGCCAGGCTGGCCGTGGCGATCAAGCCTGTTCCGGTTCGGCGCTCGCCGCCTTGTTCGCCATGGCAGCCAGGTCGTTCGGGCCGAAGGCGTTCGGCAGCAGGCCGGCCACCGTGATCGGCCCGCCGTCGGCCGCGACCAGCATCTCGGGGCCGCCGTGCTCGAACAGCAACTGCCGGCACCGCCCGCACGGCATCAGCAGGGCGCCCTCGCCGTCGACGCACACCATCGCGACCAGCCGGCCACCGCCGGTGGCGCTCAGCGCCGACACCAGGCCGCACTCGGCGCACAGGCCCACCCCGTAGGAGGCGTTCTCGACATTGCAGCCGGTCACCAGCCGGCCGTCGTCGACCAGGGCCGCGACGCCCACCGGAAACTTCGAGTACGGCGCGTAGGCCCGGCCCATCACCGCCACCGCCTCCCGGTGCAGCAGTTCCCAGTCGATGTGCGGCAGCCCCGCGCCGGCCTGCGGTGAGGTCATGTCTCTTCTCCCCTGCGATAGACCTTCCCGTCGGCCTTGGGCATGCGCAGCCGTTGGGAGGCCAGCGCCAGCACCAGGATGGTCACCACGTACGGGGTGGTGCCGACCAGCTCCTCAGGCACCTGATCGGTGTCGAAGTACCACAACACCGCCAGCACGGCGATCACCACGGCGATCGCCGCGATGACCCGCTGGCCGCTGCGCCACTGCCAGATCGCCACCAGCACCAGCGCGATCGCCATCAACAGCAGCAGCGGGTGCACCGCCGCGGAGCTGCGCAACTGGATCGCGTCGGTGTAGCCGAACAGGCCGGCGCCACCGGCCAGCGCGCCGGGCCGCCAGTTGCCGAAGATAAGGGCAGCCAGGCCGATGAAGCCGCGGCCGCCGGTCTGGCCGTCGCGGAACTGGTGGGCCGAGATGGCCAGCGCCGCCCCGCCGAGACCCGACAGCGCGCCGGAGACGATCACCGCGATGTACTTGTACTTGTAGACGTTGACGCCGAGGGACTCCGCCGCGTACGGCGCCTCGCCGCACGAGCGCAGCCGCAGCCCGAACGCGGTCCGCCACAGGATCCAGGCCGAGGCGATGACCACCAGCACCGCCAGCACGGTGACCAGCGAGAGCCGGGTGACCAGCCCGCCCAGCACGCCGGCCAGGTCAGAGACCGCGAACCAGTGCTTGTCCTCGACGGTGCGCAGCCAGTCCGAGAAGGGCAGTGTGACCGACGGGGCGTCGCCGATCGGCGGCGACTGCTTCTGCCCCCCGCCCGGGTAGTTGGCGAAGGTCACCTTGGTCAGGTACAGCGTCAGCCCCGGGGCGATGATGTTGATCGCGACGCCGGAGATGATGTGGTCGACGCCGAAGGTGACGGTGGCGATCGCGTGCACCAGGCCGCCGGCCGCGCCGAGCAGGGTGCCGAACGCCAGCCCGGCCCAGACGCCGTGGTTCCAGCCGAGGTAGGCGCAGCCCCAGGTGCCCAGGATCATCATGCCTTCCAGGCCGATGTTCACCACGCCGGCCCGTTCGGCCCACAGCCCGCCGAGGCCCGCCAACCCGATCGGCACCGCGGCCGACAGGCCGGCCGCGATCGTGCCGCTGCTGGTCAGGTCATTGCCGCCGGTGAAGGTGCGGACCGCGGCCAGCACCAGGAACATGCCCAGCGCGAGGGCGATCAGCAGCGCGGGCGACATCCGGGAGCCGGGTCGCCGGATGTCCGGACGGGCGGCGATCGCGGTCGCGGCGCTCATGCCGACACCGCCTGGGCAGCCGGGGCGGGCGGACCGGTCGGATCGGGCGGACCTGCCGCCAGCTGCGCGGCCACGTCCTTCTGTTGCAGCACCAGGCGATAGCGGCGCACCAGCTCGTAGGCGATGACCACCGCCAGCAGGATCATTCCCTGCATGATCGCGGCGATCTCACGTGGCACCCCGATGAAGTCCAGCTGGTTGGCCGACTTGCCGAGGAAGGACCACAGCACCGCGGCCATAGCCATGCCGATCGGCGAATTTCGTCCCAGCAGCGCGATGGCGATGCCGGCGAAGCCGAGTCCGGACTGCGAGGTCTGGCTGAAGCTGTGCGTCGAGCCAAGCAGTTCGGGCAGCCCCACCAGCCCCGCGACGCCGCCGGACATCAGCATCGCCACCAGCGTCATCCGCTTGACGTTGACCCCGCTGGCGATCGCGGCCTGCTCGTTCAGGCCGGTGGCCTTGATCCGGAAGCCGAACCGGGTGCGGGTGACGATGAACCAGTACGCCACCCCGACCGCGATCGCGACGAAGAGAAAGCCGAAGATCTTGGCCTGGGTGCCGGAGTAGCTCAGCCCGGGCACCTGGCCGGACGGGCCGATCGGCGTGGTCTGGATGTTGTTGCCGCTGGCCCGGCCGAGCTTGTGCAGCAGGTAGGAGGCCAGCCCCACCGCGATCGCGTTCAGCATGATCGTCGAGATCACCTCGCTGACCCCGCGGAACACCCGGAGCACCCCGGCGATGCCGGCCCAGGCGGCGCCGACGAGCATCGCGACCAGCACCTCGGCCACCAGATGGAACGGGCCGCCGCCGGTGATCTGGCCGCCGACGTAGGCCGCTCCCAGCGCGGCGAGGCTGTACTGGCCCTCGACCCCGATGTTGAACAGGTTCATCCGGAACCCGATCGAGACCGCCACCGCCGAGAGGTAATAGACCATCGCCTGGTTGACCATGTCGACGAACTGGGTGGGCCGGCCGGCCTGCCTGATCATGGTTTCGAACACCGTGAACGGGCTGTTATCGCCCAGGATCAGGATCACCGAGCTGGCCAGCACCGCGAACAGGACCGCGCCGACCGGCGCGGCCAGGCCGAGCAGCACCGAGCGCAGCGGGTAGCGCTGCTGGAGCCGGCCGAGCAGGCCGGTCGGGGCGGACACGGGCGCGGCGCTCATGCCGCGCCGACCGCGTTGCCGGCTCCGGTCATCGCCGCGCCGAGGTCCTCGGCGGTGACGGTCGCGGGGTCGGCTGTCGCTACGAACGCGCCGCGCAGGATCACTTGGATCGAGTCGGACATGCCGATCAGCTCCTCCAGGTCTGCCGAGATGAGCAGGACGGCCAGCCCCGCCGCCCGGGCGCGGCGGACATGCTCCCAGATCGCGGCCTGCGCGCCCACGTCCACGCCGCGGGTCGGCTGGGAGGCGATCAGCAGCACCGGGTCCCCGGACAGCTCGCGGCCCACGATCAGCTTCTGCTGGTTGCCGCCCGACAGCGCCAAGGCCAGCACGTCGATGCCGGGCGTCCGGACGTCGAAGTCCGCCACGATCCGCTCGGTGTCCCGGCGGGCTCCGATCCGGTTGATCAGCGGGCCCTTGATATTGGGTGGTGTGTCGGAGTGGCCCAGCACCCGGTTCTCCCAGAGCGTCGCCTCGAGCAGCAGCCCCTGCCGGTGCCGGTCTTCGGGGATGTAGGAGATGCCGGCCACCCGGCGCGACCGGGTCGAGGCGGCGGTGATGTCGCGGTCCTTGAGCAGGACGGTTCCGGTGCTGATCGGTCGGATCCCCATCAGCGCTTCCACCAGCTCGCTCTGGCCGTTGCCTTCGACGCCGGCTATCCCGTAGATCTCACCGGCGTGGATGTCGAAGGAGATGTCATCGAGCACCTTGCGCCCGCCGTCGTCGGTCACCGTGAGGCCCCTGACCGAGAGCACCGTCTGCTCCGAGACGGTGTCCGAGCGGGTCTCCGGGCTGGGCAGCTCCGAGCCGACCATCATCTCGGCCAGCTGCCGGGTGGTGATCGAGCGCGGGTTGGCGGTGCCCACCGTGCGGCCCCGGCGGATCACGGTGATGTCGTCGGCGACCTGGATCACCTCGTCCAGCTTGTGCGAGATGAACAGGATCGTCAGTCCCTCGCTCTTGAGCTCGCGCAGGTTCTGGAAGAGCTCCTCGACCTCGTGCGGCACCAACACCGCGGTCGGCTCGTCCAGGATCAGCAGCCGGGCGCCGCGGTAGAGCACCTTGGCGATCTCGACGCGCTGGCGGTCACCGACTCCGAGGTGCTCCACCAACACGTCGGGGTTCAGGCCCAGACCGTAGGTCCGGCTCAGCTCGGTGATCCGGCGGCGGGCGGCCCCGAAGTTCAGCGCGCCGCGGGCGGTCGGCTCGCTGCCCAGCACGATGTTCTCCAGGACGGTGAAGTTGTCGGCGAGCATGAAGTGCTGGTGCACCATGCCGATGCCGGCGGCGATCGCGTCCGAGGGCGATGAGAAGGCCACCGGCTTGCCGGCGATCCGGATCTCGCCCTCGTCCGGGCGCTGCATGCCGTAGAGCATCTTCATCAGGGTGGACTTGCCGGCGCCGTTCTCACCCACGATCGCGTGCACCGTGCCACGCCGCACCGCGATGTTGACATCGGAGTTGGCGATCACGCCCGGGAACCTCTTGGTGATGCCCACCACCTCGATGGCCAGGTCGGACTGGGCCGGCGGGTCGGCGGTCACCGGCTGGACGGGCTCGGGCATCGCTACCTCCTGCGCTGGGCCGCCACGGACGAGGGATTCACAGCTGACGTCGACGGGCCCGAGGTGACGCTAGCGAGTCACCTCGGGCCCGTCGACAACCGCGGGTCTGAGCGCCTGATAAACCGGCACAAACCCGGGTGTGGGTCTGTTACCTAGCTGGTGGGAACCGTGATGCTGCCGTCGATGATCTTGGCCTTGAACTCGTCGACCTTGGACTTGATGTCGTCGATCTTGCCGCCCGACAGCGAGTAGTCCACACCGCCCTCCTTCAGGTCGAAGATGGTGTTGCCGGCCTTGAAGCTGCCGTCGGCGACCGAGTCGATGA
This genomic stretch from Jatrophihabitans sp. harbors:
- a CDS encoding ABC transporter permease, producing the protein MSAATAIAARPDIRRPGSRMSPALLIALALGMFLVLAAVRTFTGGNDLTSSGTIAAGLSAAVPIGLAGLGGLWAERAGVVNIGLEGMMILGTWGCAYLGWNHGVWAGLAFGTLLGAAGGLVHAIATVTFGVDHIISGVAINIIAPGLTLYLTKVTFANYPGGGQKQSPPIGDAPSVTLPFSDWLRTVEDKHWFAVSDLAGVLGGLVTRLSLVTVLAVLVVIASAWILWRTAFGLRLRSCGEAPYAAESLGVNVYKYKYIAVIVSGALSGLGGAALAISAHQFRDGQTGGRGFIGLAALIFGNWRPGALAGGAGLFGYTDAIQLRSSAAVHPLLLLMAIALVLVAIWQWRSGQRVIAAIAVVIAVLAVLWYFDTDQVPEELVGTTPYVVTILVLALASQRLRMPKADGKVYRRGEET
- a CDS encoding ABC transporter ATP-binding protein, encoding MPEPVQPVTADPPAQSDLAIEVVGITKRFPGVIANSDVNIAVRRGTVHAIVGENGAGKSTLMKMLYGMQRPDEGEIRIAGKPVAFSSPSDAIAAGIGMVHQHFMLADNFTVLENIVLGSEPTARGALNFGAARRRITELSRTYGLGLNPDVLVEHLGVGDRQRVEIAKVLYRGARLLILDEPTAVLVPHEVEELFQNLRELKSEGLTILFISHKLDEVIQVADDITVIRRGRTVGTANPRSITTRQLAEMMVGSELPSPETRSDTVSEQTVLSVRGLTVTDDGGRKVLDDISFDIHAGEIYGIAGVEGNGQSELVEALMGIRPISTGTVLLKDRDITAASTRSRRVAGISYIPEDRHRQGLLLEATLWENRVLGHSDTPPNIKGPLINRIGARRDTERIVADFDVRTPGIDVLALALSGGNQQKLIVGRELSGDPVLLIASQPTRGVDVGAQAAIWEHVRRARAAGLAVLLISADLEELIGMSDSIQVILRGAFVATADPATVTAEDLGAAMTGAGNAVGAA
- a CDS encoding cytidine deaminase — translated: MTSPQAGAGLPHIDWELLHREAVAVMGRAYAPYSKFPVGVAALVDDGRLVTGCNVENASYGVGLCAECGLVSALSATGGGRLVAMVCVDGEGALLMPCGRCRQLLFEHGGPEMLVAADGGPITVAGLLPNAFGPNDLAAMANKAASAEPEQA
- a CDS encoding ABC transporter permease, with product MSAAPVSAPTGLLGRLQQRYPLRSVLLGLAAPVGAVLFAVLASSVILILGDNSPFTVFETMIRQAGRPTQFVDMVNQAMVYYLSAVAVSIGFRMNLFNIGVEGQYSLAALGAAYVGGQITGGGPFHLVAEVLVAMLVGAAWAGIAGVLRVFRGVSEVISTIMLNAIAVGLASYLLHKLGRASGNNIQTTPIGPSGQVPGLSYSGTQAKIFGFLFVAIAVGVAYWFIVTRTRFGFRIKATGLNEQAAIASGVNVKRMTLVAMLMSGGVAGLVGLPELLGSTHSFSQTSQSGLGFAGIAIALLGRNSPIGMAMAAVLWSFLGKSANQLDFIGVPREIAAIMQGMILLAVVIAYELVRRYRLVLQQKDVAAQLAAGPPDPTGPPAPAAQAVSA
- a CDS encoding cytochrome P450, with the protein product MISRLAFGAAEVIDDPYPHFAAARAQSSVQWHEETGMWLAFGHAEANAVLRSRTLGRIWTPRWPEVAMPGFELIHRHSMLENEPPVHTRLRRLVAAAFARGHVERLRPRVAALAESLADQLADQFAEHDPGGPGVSGGSAGSGRSAGSGGPGVDLIAGFAEPLPVQVIAELLGIPESDRHLLRPWSNAIVKMYEYQVSPAQRAVAEAAASDFVAYLRELVGRRRRRPAADLISSLIAETDSAGGRLTEDELVTTCTLLLNAGHEASVNVVGNGVLALFGNPEQWQRLLAAEAAGRSLVESAVEELIRFDSPLQLFERTAISDTPIGDVTVRAGEKIAALLGSANRDPAVFDQPDQLDVGRADNPHLGFGAGIHFCVGAPLARVELQTSLRTLLRRFPALRPATDGLGRLRRSEFVIRGVTSLPVLLS
- a CDS encoding TA system VapC family ribonuclease toxin — protein: MIAVDSNILVYAHKRDAPFHAEAKAALAGLVSSAGTWAIPWPCVHEFFAVVTNPRVFTPASTPAQAIAQLEAWTSAPNVRLLSESHHHLAQLTSLVLPRLAGPAVHDAKIAAICLDHGVRALLTMDRDFSRFPALKTRSLLA